DNA sequence from the Macrobrachium nipponense isolate FS-2020 chromosome 41, ASM1510439v2, whole genome shotgun sequence genome:
aatcatgaacatagaaaggaattgttaggtaatttacttttgtttgctgatctgatgaaggggaaattgaagataggaaagaataactttgaaactgtcttgaatttagtttaaggtgatagttgaagacatatttggtgcttgaactaaagtaggcagttataaacattgatataatggtcttgggtgggttattTATTAAAGTAgacagtttaaagcaatttttgagTGGGGTAtgaggggggtaccaggataacacgggtatttacttatcacggggggggggttctgggccctatcccctgcgagtatcgaggccctactgtatttACCCTTGTTAAAGAATTATTTCCAAAAGATTTTCCTGTCAGAATCATTTAAAACATGAAACACtatagggaaaaaataaaattttaatgtcTAGTTTATTAATCAGcagcttttaaaatttaatttggcTTTTAACCCTTGTAGCACAGTCTAAAATAGAAATAGTTACTATAGGCTAGTTAGCCACAGTAACTAAAACACACAGAAAGGGACTTGCTTTATTTTCATTAGCATCATTATCTAAATGATCACTTAATTTTGACTATTTTGACAAAAGTGAAATGATTTTCTGAGAAAAAGTGAAATCATTTTCTGAGAAAAAGTGCAAAATTTTCTGATATGAAAAATTAACAATCAGTACAAGGTGGTAGCACAGATTGAACTACATATTAAAAAGTACTactctatataaataaatttgttgGCATATGTAACCAAACAAAGAGGTATCATTTCTGTATCCTTAAGTATCTCAGCAGTTTTTGCGTTGGATGTcccatgaaataaaatttattacagtTACCCATGCATTAACAAAGaccaataaagaaatatgttaagTAGTTATGGGATGCATGCAAAATGCATTACCCTTTATTTTACAGAGAATAATATGAACTGGGGACATATAAAAATGCATTCTTTAATGGCCTTGCATGTTACCTTCTGAGAATATGTTTAATTAGCTTGCATCTGGAAGGTAATTCTATTCTGAAAACCATTTTTAGCCTGATGACTGCTCCTCAGTCTTACCAGAATTTTGAAATCATTGACATATCTGGTTCACTTGAAGAACAGAGAAACCTGGAAATTATTAGATGCAACATTGATACTGAAGGTAACAGTACTGTAGCCACAATCATAGCGTTCCACAGCTTGTAGAAGGACACAATATTTTGCCTCATACACCTGGATATGAGTGCTCTTCCCATTTTCATCTGCTACAAATGAAGATTTGTTGTTCTTCAGTGGTCCATAAGTACGATGATAGGCCAGACAATGTAGAGAGGGAATAAATGCAAGTAAACTGTGTTCATCTTAATCTGGTGGAAGTTTCTGAAACAGCCACACATCTTTATGCTTTGCATCTTTCTCACTCTTGGTTGTTTTCGCGTGGCTGACTGTATCCTTAGAAAGGCTTgacataactttttttatatgtacagttCCTACCTCCCAAAGTCAGCTGATCTTGTAGTAGCTTGATCAGTCACTAATTTATGAGGTGGTTGTCGGATGACTCCTGAGGTTCCAGGTTCTGCTAGTGTCAAGAGAGAGTGCTCTTCTTCATTTTAAATGGAGGACTGTGAGTCTGGGATCATATGATCAGAAGGCTTATATGAGAAACCAATTTTATGGTGTGGAAACTTAGTTTTACATCTGTAGTATTATCCACCAATAAATAAGTACCActgaattatattttatgtattgcaGCATTCTCCTGAATGTTAACGAATCAGAATGTCTGAATTTTTCATAACCAACATGTAATTAAGTCATTGAATACGTACCATATTTGAATACAGATTTTCATGTTAATTTGAAGGCTTTGCTGTTGTATTAAAGACCAGATAAAGAAAGCTAATATGATGATGAATTTAAATGGACAATGGTTGTTCCTTTTCTTCAGTAATAATACACTTAAATGTtgcatattaaatacatatatcatttaATAACCACACTCCATATACCATAAACTTAAAGTTTAGATGTTCTTTGAATGTGTCATTTCACTTACTGTGTAGTTACTCCCAGTGTGTGTAAGAATATTCCAGAATCCTTTCAGTATGAGAGATTTACAAATGCTTATTTGATCAACAGTTCTGTGATGGGATGTTTATCTTGGTTGTGCTTCTGGAGGAGAGAGAACCTCCAAGAGGACGAGGTGATCTTCCCATCTGTGAGCTCACCTTCCACTTCTGGTCAGAtatgttttagttttgttttgggGATACAGCACAATGATTGGAAAAGGTTCACATtaatatctttaattttattttaatctgaCAGATTGGGATTGCTCAAGAGGAATGATTTAGCTGTTTATTTTTGACAGTGTTCATCACCCAGTATACAGCTTTTTACATATTGAAGACTCATGTCACTTAAAACAGTCCACATATATGaccaaagaagaaataaattaattaataaacatcTGGAAGTTGTACGCCAAGCAGCACTGTGCTGAGTAGTGTAAGCTAAGCCCTTATGACAGTTGGTAGTGAGAGATTATGACATattgattaaattttaaatttttctcttttttaatattttactgtaaTCAAATATGAATGGCAAGTGTAGAATACAATAGAGATGTAACTGGATATTTTTCTGTTGCTCTCTTTAGCCTTTACAGTACTTGTCAAAAGTATGAGGACCACAGGAACTCTCCTTGACAACCCTAGAAATAGCACAAAGACCCTCTCCCCTCCTTTACTACCAATGCCAAGAAACAGAAAATTATATCCAGATAGTATTGTATTGCAGGTTTCCATTGTTAACCAAGTGCTAATCACTTGAGCTCTATATTAAACTTATTTTCACCATTTGCAGAATCTGACTCTGTTGGACAGAGAAGTACAATGGGTAAAGCCTTATCCAAAGTCAAAAGCTTTTTCTCCTCAGAAAATGCGTCTGCCACTGATATTTTACCACCTGAGGCTTTTGTGAGTCAACAGTCTTATGAGCCTCTTGCTTCTCCGAGAAGCCCATTGGTGAGGAGTAGAGGAGAACTAACACCTCCTGACACCCCTGTCATACCTCCGGCAAAACGACTGAAGCCCGATGAGAAATATGTCGACTTCCCATTCTTAAGGGATGATTATACTGTTGAATATATTAGGAGAAGTAAGGTTAGTACACTCaacattttcaagaaattttatttCCTGTAGCTACCTTGCAAAGAGTACCAACATTTCGGGGAGAGGAggggattttttattttggaaaatcttCACCTATAAACTCATATTTTACTTAAGCAAATAACTGGAGTCATTCCTGAAAGAATACAGATTATATTTGTTTTCACAGTTGAGCATTGGTACAATATAGTATTGATAGGGTAAGCTCCATACTCATATGCTATCAATTGTCATTGTTAACCTTCACTCACAACAAACAAGACAGTCTGTAAACATTAATTCATATTATCCATTTTGTCTTGAGCACCAGTCCCTGTTGAATTTAAAGTTATATGAATACACAGAGGCAGACACTGTTTTGTATACATAATTAACTGTAGCTGTTGGTCATTGCCCATAAGCAAGTACTACGTACTGTGATGGCTTGTGGGTATGCAATATGGTATGGTCCTATGGACTCCTTAGGCAAGTAATGTGGTAGTACATGTATTGTTTTAATTCTCACTTTGATAGGTGTTTTGGTGCAGTGTCCTTGGGTGGATGTGGTTTTGGATTTTTTCATATAGACTAAGTCATTATAGGCATGGCTTCCTATAGTGTTGGAATGCTATTCAACTGGGAGAATTCAAAATGCTTTGAAGATAAATGTACATTTATTAGCTAACAGTCATTTAACCAAAGTTATTTGATTTTCATAAGAGAGCTGTTTTAATGTAGCTTACAAAGCTTCGGATTAACTTTTCATTTaagtgaatgaaaaaattaaataagtgtGGAAATTACACTTGTGTCAGTTATTATAAAAGGTGAGGTGGCTATGAtaagaaatatactatataacaatGTAAAATTGCTTAATTAAAAAATGACATCGGAAGTGGAGAATTGCagtttaaacttaaaaatataaacttaCTCTGTACTCTCACAACCCAGCCTGTGCACTGCACGTGGTAGCTACAAGGTGTGCTAACTGTCTACTGTAGTTGGTttgaatttgcaattttttttattattggtcaCCAACCTAAGATGATTTAAAAGTGCATGTGAATTTACAGTTTGTTCATCCtaaagtattttcaaaatatcattatcatgtaTTACTAATAAGCTTAGTAGTAAATAGTTTAAAATACCATAGCATAACTTGTTTTGTTTGCTTGCAGCTCATGATAATTTTGAAAGGCCTTCCTGGATCTGGAAAAAGCACTCTTGCAGAGAACATTCAGAAAGTATATGAAAACGCTGTTGTGTGCTCTGCTGATCATTTTTTCATGGTTGATGGACAGTAAGTTTAGTGTGATTATCATCTAAAATTGATGCTTTAGCAATAAACTATGTAGTGTTTGGGTTTATGAAAAGCTGAAAATGATTGGAAAATGTAGCCATCTATATTCTCATTTGTTAAAGTAccttcatatattttcaggtacaATTTTAACCCACAAAAGCTAAAGGATGCCCATGGTGCCTGCCAGGAAAAAGCAGTGCAAGCTGCCAAGAGGAATTTCCTTATTGTTATAGACAATACTAATATTAAAAACTGGGAGAGCTCCAATTACGTAAAGATGtgtaaaaaatatcattatattgCTATAATAGTAGAACCTCAGACCCCTTGGTGTTTTGATGTACAGCAATTAGTGAAGAAAAACTCCCATGGAGTAAAAGAAGAGATTATTGCACGGAAGGTAAGTTTTGTTGAAATTCTTGACATATGGACACACTTCCTGCTAAGTCAGTATTTTCAAAGCATGTCCCACTTAATGTGTTAAGTATGTATTAATAAATTAAGAGGTTTGTTTTATGGCAAATAATTTACCTCTTGTATAGATGTGGGAGATTTTGAACTTGAGTTTGATCTTGTATTTAAAGCATTATTGGATATTAAAACTCAAAATAAGTTCAGGATTCCTTGCTAGTTCCAATTtctgataacaaaaaaaaaaggacatactGATAGTGTGTCTTGGATCtgttcaaataccaaatttgaTGATGTGGATgtctaatttcaaatgaaatgaaGTGTGCCAAGATAACCTACCAGGATGATATAACAAATGAGACATAAAAGCTTAGTAGTTTAAGTCCAAAACTGGATATCATAAAGTCTTTTGTGTATCAATACAAAATTACATCAGAAGTGACATGATTTTATTCAAGTATTGTTACTTGATTGCAACACAATCTATGCCATCTGTActaatttcccttttcttttcctttttagctGAATGACTACCAGGCAGCTCTTCCAATATATTACGCATGGTTTCTTAACGAGCCAGattcattaaaagtatcaaaaatAGCCTGGCAGTGGTTGGAAAAAGCCCTTTTGGAAATTGAAGATTTTTTCCAAGATTTTTCACAAATTACAAAATTCGATTCAATAGACGGTAAGTCagctttcatattttttgttagtGATACTGTGTTTTtgttacaaattttaaaaatcaccaCTACTATTTTGCCAATCCTGTCACGAAGGGGCAAGACCCATGGCACATCATTCCTCAGCtcagcttgttaaaaaaaataatcatatttttattcattcatgatTCATTTTGATCCCTTTCTATTACTCATGACCAGGAAAATTATATCAGTTGGAAATTGAACATGGACTGTTCCCAGAGTCCTCCCACAGAATGTCTCCTATATATAAGACAGTGGTTTGTATTCTCGTAACAATGAACGTAAATTTGTAAGATTGCAAGATTGTTTTTCCCAAATACGTATAATAGGCCATCTATCATCATCACCCCTCGGTTTTCCCCACATCATCGTTGGTGTTGAAACTAAGTTCTGGGTTTCCAATAGATGGGTGGTTGGTACCCAGCCACTTACTCACTTACCACCAGTTAAccaattttttatgaaatttcaaCAATCATTTCAAGCTTATGCCAAGAAAACTTCTGTGTAGAAGTCTttggtatgtatatttatgaaaaatacaatgatGTTAAACTAGTATTTTTATTCAAAAGTCTACAATAATATTCTTTGTCAGAAGTTGGCACTCTTGTAAAAGAGAAATTCTGTTTTGTAGTACAGTACTACTCGggtactgttatttttttttttgtatattattgttaTGCTTGACATAATAAAGTTATAAGATcctgtaaaaacatttctcgtcttAAGTTAGTGTTAACCcaattttgtgaatatataattgtatttttatatatagtactaaaggGTTTGTCTACTTTTCAGATATACTGCAGTattttgcaaatgaaaatatcatcttACACACAACTTCAAAATTTACTGGTCGTGGGAAACCATATGGCGCTCTTGAGTACATAAATGATCCAGAAGTGAAGTGCGCTCTTGGCCGATGTTTTCCGCTCAGTATTATTGGATTTGTAATAACACCCCGAACCTTTGGGGCTCGGATAAAATTAACGGATGAACAACTAGAACTGTGGGGCGGTAATGACTATGAAACTCCACCTGATAATGTAATGCGTTTGCCTGTGCCAGAGTTTGTTAATAAAAAGGAACCTTATACAACCACTGGTGCACATGATACTGATGACGACGATGaagacaatgataatgataatcttgCTGATTATTGtgaaccaaaaataataataactccacAGGAAACGGGGAAAAATAGATTTTGGCCAACGTCAGGAAAAGGCAGCCGTGCACACATTACTTTGGGCTGTGCTTGGGGAGTGAAGCCTGTCACAACAGGTTTTGATCTGATTGATGTCATTTCTTGTGAGCAAATTGAAGAAGATAGTAAGAAACATAATGAAAATGCAATGGATGTTGATTCAGAGGGCAGTGGCAATAAGACCTACAATTTTTATGGAGCTGTGATGAAATGTTATGGAAAGGGAAGATGGGTTATATATCCAGAAGATAAAATCATTGTGGAGTCTTTGTTTTCTGCTTTTTATTAGTAGTATATACCTTCATGTATTCACCTTCTGAAAACACAAGTGTTTGAGTGAATGTTGTGATACAGTCATTCTTGAGAGATTGTAACAACTTGTACAATTTTGTAATAACTCACTGTAATGACCAAgattttataaacttttttacAGACTCATTGTACCTTAATAAGTAtaggcttttttttattctctagtCAAATTAATCCCTGACTTATTGTAACAGTTTTACCATGGACAGGTTTTCACAACTGGGAAGATGTCTCCCTTAATTCCTTATCATTTACAAACCGATGCAGGGTAAACTGTATTATACATACTATTAgactttttacttttaataaaaattgtATCATTTGTATAACTAAAatccttcattttccttttgtggGTAAATACACAAGCTGCAGGTGAAACAGCAATACACATATAGATTCACTTTTATTGTATTCTGATGCATTTTCACATGGTACTGTATACAAAATTGATTAAAATACCAGTTGAATTTGTGAACAATTCTGCCAAGCAAAATATGGTCTCTATAACACTTTCCTAAGTCTG
Encoded proteins:
- the LOC135212459 gene encoding 2',3'-cyclic-nucleotide 3'-phosphodiesterase-like isoform X1, whose protein sequence is MGCLSWLCFWRRENLQEDEVIFPSVSSPSTSESDSVGQRSTMGKALSKVKSFFSSENASATDILPPEAFVSQQSYEPLASPRSPLVRSRGELTPPDTPVIPPAKRLKPDEKYVDFPFLRDDYTVEYIRRSKLMIILKGLPGSGKSTLAENIQKVYENAVVCSADHFFMVDGQYNFNPQKLKDAHGACQEKAVQAAKRNFLIVIDNTNIKNWESSNYVKMCKKYHYIAIIVEPQTPWCFDVQQLVKKNSHGVKEEIIARKLNDYQAALPIYYAWFLNEPDSLKVSKIAWQWLEKALLEIEDFFQDFSQITKFDSIDDILQYFANENIILHTTSKFTGRGKPYGALEYINDPEVKCALGRCFPLSIIGFVITPRTFGARIKLTDEQLELWGGNDYETPPDNVMRLPVPEFVNKKEPYTTTGAHDTDDDDEDNDNDNLADYCEPKIIITPQETGKNRFWPTSGKGSRAHITLGCAWGVKPVTTGFDLIDVISCEQIEEDSKKHNENAMDVDSEGSGNKTYNFYGAVMKCYGKGRWVIYPEDKIIVESLFSAFY
- the LOC135212459 gene encoding 2',3'-cyclic-nucleotide 3'-phosphodiesterase-like isoform X2, which produces MGCLSWLCFWRRENLQEDEVIFPSVSSPSTSENASATDILPPEAFVSQQSYEPLASPRSPLVRSRGELTPPDTPVIPPAKRLKPDEKYVDFPFLRDDYTVEYIRRSKLMIILKGLPGSGKSTLAENIQKVYENAVVCSADHFFMVDGQYNFNPQKLKDAHGACQEKAVQAAKRNFLIVIDNTNIKNWESSNYVKMCKKYHYIAIIVEPQTPWCFDVQQLVKKNSHGVKEEIIARKLNDYQAALPIYYAWFLNEPDSLKVSKIAWQWLEKALLEIEDFFQDFSQITKFDSIDDILQYFANENIILHTTSKFTGRGKPYGALEYINDPEVKCALGRCFPLSIIGFVITPRTFGARIKLTDEQLELWGGNDYETPPDNVMRLPVPEFVNKKEPYTTTGAHDTDDDDEDNDNDNLADYCEPKIIITPQETGKNRFWPTSGKGSRAHITLGCAWGVKPVTTGFDLIDVISCEQIEEDSKKHNENAMDVDSEGSGNKTYNFYGAVMKCYGKGRWVIYPEDKIIVESLFSAFY
- the LOC135212459 gene encoding 2',3'-cyclic-nucleotide 3'-phosphodiesterase-like isoform X3: MGKALSKVKSFFSSENASATDILPPEAFVSQQSYEPLASPRSPLVRSRGELTPPDTPVIPPAKRLKPDEKYVDFPFLRDDYTVEYIRRSKLMIILKGLPGSGKSTLAENIQKVYENAVVCSADHFFMVDGQYNFNPQKLKDAHGACQEKAVQAAKRNFLIVIDNTNIKNWESSNYVKMCKKYHYIAIIVEPQTPWCFDVQQLVKKNSHGVKEEIIARKLNDYQAALPIYYAWFLNEPDSLKVSKIAWQWLEKALLEIEDFFQDFSQITKFDSIDDILQYFANENIILHTTSKFTGRGKPYGALEYINDPEVKCALGRCFPLSIIGFVITPRTFGARIKLTDEQLELWGGNDYETPPDNVMRLPVPEFVNKKEPYTTTGAHDTDDDDEDNDNDNLADYCEPKIIITPQETGKNRFWPTSGKGSRAHITLGCAWGVKPVTTGFDLIDVISCEQIEEDSKKHNENAMDVDSEGSGNKTYNFYGAVMKCYGKGRWVIYPEDKIIVESLFSAFY